GTAAATTGTGCAGCAACCTGAGGTGCAATTGTCTTTTGGTAACCTTTCCAATTAACCCTACTATATGTAATTGAACCTGGACCTCTATTTTGATACTCTGCATAAAACAAAGTGTCAAGTGCAAAATTACCAACCCAAGGTGACCATCCCTCTGGTGCAATAAACCCATCAATTTCAGATTGCATAATTATTGTTCTTGAAAATTCTTTCCATGGCCGTCCTAAATACGCTTTAATTGGTGGTTGAGCAGCAAGAAAATCGTGTTCGGCCTTAATTTGACAATTTTGCATGACTATTCCACCAACTCCGCGATGATCTTTTCTACCTTGTGCTGTTACCATACAAGCTTGATTATCCATTGGTTTTCTTACTATCATTTGGCAGTTTTGGAACACGGCTGCAGCGTCACCAAAGATGAAATCTATGGTTCCTGTAATGGTGCAATCGCGGAAGAATTGGCGATAGGAGTGGACGTATAGTGTGTCTTGATAACCATCGATTTGACAGTTGTGGAAAATGGCCATGTCTCCCGAGACACGAAGTGCAACGGCTTGGTGCTTCACTGGTCCTGCTGTGTTCTCGAATCCGATATCTTTAGCCATGAAATAATCTCCATTGACAGCTGCATGAAATAGAAAATGTCAAGAATGAACAAATATGTGTACTATTTTCATCCCGTCTTATGTGATAGTATTTGACTGAATAAAGAATTCAATGCGTTTGTTTGACTCATGCATCATATTTACTAACATTttaagaaaatgtgaaattttatGGCCGGGTGTAGGAACGATGTTAAACTTTTTATGTTATTTGACCGAATAAAAAATTCAATGCATTAGTTTGACTCATGCATCATGTTTACTAACatttgaagaaaatgtgaaactTTGTGGCCGGATGTAGGAACAATGTTCAACTTTTTAGAGTATTTTAAAAGGAAAAagtttcacataaattgaaagaaAGGGAGTAGGATGAACGAAATGACTTACCAAATGTGGCGGTTTTAAAAGTGCCAGTGCCATCAGCATAGTTCAAGCTACCAGTAATTTTAGTCTTGGTTGGGCCTTCACCAATAAATATTATGTTGTTCATTTTCCTTGGAATTTCAACATGCTCATTGTAAACACCAGCCTTAATAAAAATGACATATTTTTGAGTATTCTTTTTAGGCACAGCATTAAGTGCCTCATTTATAGACTTATATTGTCCACTTCCATCAATTGCAACTATAACATTTGGCTTAAGGGAATCAGAGAGCATCCTTTCGTGGGCGTCTAATAATCGTCGGTTTACACCAGGGATATTCAAGTTGGCTACAACTTCACCAAAACTCGAAACCATAGCTAAACCATTGCTCGTGAGTTCCCCTGCATTTTTCAAAAGTTTTTTCATTTTCTCACCAGTATCACCAGTCGTGTTCTCAAAAGCGTCCAAACATGTTTCTTGATAAGTAATGGCACTACTGAGCCACGTTTTTAAGTCATCGGTGTAATCCTTGATTTTACTGACCTCAAATTTGTCAAATTTGTCAAAAGACCTCGTAAGATCATCAATTGCAACATCAAGAAGACCTTGGCACGTTTGTAACGCGTCTTTTGTCCTAGGATCTTTCTTAGCTTCATCAATCAACGAAGCAGAATTTTTTATAACGTTAGAGAGATCGTTGATTGTGGCGTTAAACGCCACTTTAATGAGTTCTTTTGGATCGTTGATGTTCTTAGCATTGGCAAGACTTTTTTCACAAGTTTCTTTGTAATCAGTGGGTTGACAAATAGCTTGGACAGACTTGGTAGAAGTTGAAAGGTGAGAATCAGTAGAATTGGATGAATGATCTTCATTCCTCTTTGTGAATGAGATGGCTGCTGCCACCACACAAGCCACTAGAAGAATTGAAGCAACACTAGCAATGGCTAGTTTCTTCACCCCCATTATTTTATCTCTTTTATTTGAAATTAAAGATTTTTTGGGGTTAATTATTTAAGAGGTTGTTGATCCCCTTTGGCTTGAGATTTTGCAAAGTGAAAGCACCTATTTATAGTGAAATGAATGACATTATTGATAGTTTTCTGTTCGAGAATTTGAGGATATGAAATGATTCCAAAATATTGGTGGAAGAAAGTTTTCCTTGTTTTCTTGGTTGTGCTACAATTCAGGTTTAACGTAGAATGTTAGTATTACATGTAATTTTCCTGTTCTATTCTCTCTTTTTCTTGCTCTAATCAATTGTTTTCTTCGTCTGCTACGATCTATTCATGTTTTCTGTACTTTTTTTTTAATCCAAAAAACATAATATTGAAAGCATAGAGAAACATACCGTGAAATAAGACTATACTTAAAAGGCAAAATGGGAAATCATCAACCTAATTTTTCCATTGAtatttacccaaaaaaaaaaaaaaattccattgGTCAATAAGAGTCTATTGGTCTTGTTAGTAATTTATGTTCCAATAAAAAATATAGAGAGCCtaatttttcttaaatattgGATTGACACGGGCTTAAACATAGCGAGATGGATAGTCAAAAGTGCTGATAATAGAAATCATTTACTCTGGATTTAACTAActgtaattattttcttttaagaATTTTGAAGAGTAAACCACTGCAACTAGAACCTGGTCATTCTCCATTTTTAAGATTTCAATAATGAGTCTCTTTTGAAACTCAGTTTCCAATTTCCTATTCCTTTTTAAGTGTTGAGAAACTTCCCTTCCAAGAGGCCAGAAAACTTTCACAAAAAAAATTCCAGATCTTTTAAGATTTGAACTGTTGGAAGCTAAATCGGCTCCTCCAACCCCAACCATTTTAAATATAAGAAAATTGTTAGGATAGTCAAAACTCTCGGTCAAAATCTACCCTTCTTCATTGTGCAGACTGCAGTTCCAATATTTCCTTCGTCCTTTATCTATGATGCTTGGACACTCCGAAAATATCAggtgcgtgtcggatccttcAAAAATAGTAGTGTATTTTTGGAGAATCCCACACGAGTGCGGCAGCATTTTGGAGAGTCCATGCAATATAATCCTTTAGCCTATCTAAAGTCTTAATTTCCATAGTTCATAACACATTTGCAAACATATTCTTCAAATTTTTCCAGGTGCATACGAAGCTCATTCATTCTACGACAGCACGGCAAATGACAAACAGCGAAAACTCTCAAATTAATTGCGCCACTGTCTGCAGACTCTCCACATTCACTTCTGCACTAATTCAAGTTCAAGTCTAAAGAAGCTTCAACGGACAATAACAAATCCTTAAGCTTGTTTGAACTTCCAAATGGAAATGGAATTCGAGCAGTATGAGTAAAGAGGATATAACGACCTCCATCTGGAGGCGTTGTCTTATACCTTCTCGGAAAACTACCAGACAAtctcaaaataccaaaaatgCAATAGCAAGCACAACTATTGGAGATTCTCTCAGAATGAGCCAAATGGAATTAATAGTCAACAGCAATACAAGAAATCTAATCAATTTTCATCCAGATGCTTGTATCTATAAATGATCTCCTATGTCCACTTACGACTTGAATACAAGAAAATGACTCTATAAAGATCTCCCATGTTTTATTTATCTCCTGTGAAAAGGGTCATATGATTAAAATCACAGTTGTAATGGACTACAAAACCAAATCTACCGGCTGACTTGCAACAATATGTTGCCAATAAGGATCAACTTGTTTTCTGTTTCGCCTTTTTTTTTACTTGATGCTGTTACACTCTCATTGCCATACAGTTATGTATAATCAACCTAGCACTGTTTCATTTGTTTCATGGAAATACACAAATTCCGCAAGTCCAACCCCaaaaaacttaatatataaacaaattaaaggaagaaaaaaaaaataggagaAAAGAATACTCCTAGAGCAAAATTTGAGAATCCTTTGACcctttcactactagaaatctgcCAAAATCCGTCCAAaccataccgaccgaaatcggtcggaaaataACTAGattggtcgcaaaagtcaaaTAAAATCTTTTATTAAAAAAACACGATCATTTTCGGTCGGAAAAAGTGATCCCACAATAAAGAAATCGTGCTTTGTCTGACACATAAAACTTTCGACCGATGTTGATCGAAAATTAGTCAATATTTGACCAAGACCTGGTTACACTTGCATATTATCTACCAAAAAAagtttaattaaaaatatttaagtataccgaccgaattcggttggAAATTTTGATTTAATTTCCCACCCAGGCTCAATTATTTTTTTCCCATAACAAAAGTAAGTGTTTAAAATTATTATGAATATACAGACCAAAATTCGGTATTAGTTGGCAAAAATAGTCAACCACTtctaaattattgttatttacaatctctctctctctctctctctctctctcttatatatatatatatatatatatatatatatcataaccTGTTGGATACAACGACTATATCAATTAAACtcgatcaattatatatataatgtttATCATCTGCGTACTTTCATATAAATTACACTTCATATCCGTATACGTGTAATAGATTCTAATAGAGTTtatgattttatttcatttatgataATTTACACTTACCTACATATGACTAGCGTTGATGATTTATTATCAACTGTTCATACTCGAATGATTGATCGGTGACTAAATAAGAAAACAAATCTTGGAGTTTAAGTGACTAGATGCTCCGGTATAATGAGTGACTAGATGCTCCAAGATGTGTACAATCAATACAAACTTGAATAttttattctcgatcaccttattagtactttgctcggaTACTTCATCAGTAGATCAATTGACACAATATCTGCATCCAACACgctataacacatttaaaaataaaatgtatagtgctatatcaaaacttaagttgtagcaacaacaacatataatCGATAAAATCAAATGAtctgagaatatatatatatatatatatatatatatgtgtgtgtgtgtatgtgtgtgtgtatatatatttttttgtgtgtgtgtgtatacaaaattaattaaatattaaatagtaCTTATAATTTGGATCTTGGCTAAAACTGACCGACTTCGGGTGTACTGACGAcctaaattaaatatatattgagTTTTAATTTGGAGCGATCGAGTCTAAGTATCGGCATCAAACACGCTATAACATAATTATAAATAAAATGTATAGTGCTATAAGATGTAAtgctatattaaaacttaagttgtagcaaca
This sequence is a window from Nicotiana tomentosiformis chromosome 5, ASM39032v3, whole genome shotgun sequence. Protein-coding genes within it:
- the LOC104094721 gene encoding pectinesterase-like; the encoded protein is MGVKKLAIASVASILLVACVVAAAISFTKRNEDHSSNSTDSHLSTSTKSVQAICQPTDYKETCEKSLANAKNINDPKELIKVAFNATINDLSNVIKNSASLIDEAKKDPRTKDALQTCQGLLDVAIDDLTRSFDKFDKFEVSKIKDYTDDLKTWLSSAITYQETCLDAFENTTGDTGEKMKKLLKNAGELTSNGLAMVSSFGEVVANLNIPGVNRRLLDAHERMLSDSLKPNVIVAIDGSGQYKSINEALNAVPKKNTQKYVIFIKAGVYNEHVEIPRKMNNIIFIGEGPTKTKITGSLNYADGTGTFKTATFAVNGDYFMAKDIGFENTAGPVKHQAVALRVSGDMAIFHNCQIDGYQDTLYVHSYRQFFRDCTITGTIDFIFGDAAAVFQNCQMIVRKPMDNQACMVTAQGRKDHRGVGGIVMQNCQIKAEHDFLAAQPPIKAYLGRPWKEFSRTIIMQSEIDGFIAPEGWSPWVGNFALDTLFYAEYQNRGPGSITYSRVNWKGYQKTIAPQVAAQFTPAVFIMGDEWVKLSGVPYEPGMIRV